One Leptospira wolbachii serovar Codice str. CDC genomic region harbors:
- a CDS encoding PAS domain S-box protein, whose amino-acid sequence MNFRHKEDVYLDISEYDFLAKLAAQICDSKISLITTLDQKEQRPIAHFGISPSELSGLVSFTLQTLEYAKDIVIFENDSSEKKSKQNTVLTTEFPITFFAGIPLFHEDGFILGTVSVMDDNQKTLSPKQKELLRDIANRTANAIKEKSNSDALQTNELILFGHSADGKPLSVFGTEQAIGEIKKMEKNLRISEDAFRENFDNSAIGMALLDGNGRWLKVNKRVCDIIGYTELELMQLTFQDITHPDDLNVDLTYLEELVAEKRKFYQMEKRYFHKNGNLVYAILAVSMVKNEEGKVLYFISQIIDITEWKLVEQKLKIALAKNQAILDSSTLVSIISTDTEGVITEFNHGAELMLGYSSEELIGKHTPEILHIESEIEEKVKLLSQEYNRSIQGFEIFIYNAKIEKPITFEWTYKRKDGSIFPVLLSVTAVKQNDQITGYLGIAVDISELKKAEAEIQSLLDITNEQNHRLKNFTNIVSHNLRSHSFGISGMMEILQNSYPSYFQNEMMQLLFGATENLKRTIEDLTAVIKVNLAQENYESIDIGQVVQKNIESLALQILESELKIEVNLPTHFFVRGIPAYLDSIVLNLITNAIKYKTNGRNSFLNISGSYTNKLIRIQFEDNGQGIDLKKHGDKLFGMYKTFHENKEARGVGLFISKNQIETMGGKIEVESTVGVGTKFTVFLPYE is encoded by the coding sequence TTGAATTTTCGACACAAGGAAGATGTCTATTTGGATATAAGCGAATATGATTTTTTGGCAAAACTTGCAGCTCAGATATGTGATTCAAAAATTTCTCTGATTACCACTTTAGACCAGAAAGAACAAAGACCCATTGCCCACTTCGGAATTTCACCGAGTGAACTTTCTGGTTTAGTCTCGTTTACTTTGCAAACATTGGAGTATGCAAAGGATATTGTAATTTTTGAAAACGACTCAAGCGAAAAAAAATCCAAACAAAACACAGTTTTAACAACAGAATTTCCAATCACTTTTTTTGCAGGGATTCCTTTATTCCATGAAGATGGATTTATTTTGGGAACAGTATCTGTTATGGACGACAACCAAAAAACTCTGAGTCCAAAACAAAAAGAACTTCTCCGAGACATCGCCAATCGAACTGCAAATGCCATTAAGGAAAAATCCAATTCCGATGCGTTGCAAACAAACGAATTGATTTTATTTGGACATTCAGCGGATGGAAAACCATTATCCGTATTTGGCACCGAACAAGCTATAGGTGAAATAAAAAAAATGGAAAAAAATCTTCGTATCAGTGAAGATGCTTTCCGGGAAAATTTTGATAATTCAGCCATTGGTATGGCATTATTGGATGGAAATGGCAGATGGCTCAAGGTCAACAAAAGGGTTTGTGATATCATTGGGTATACTGAGTTAGAACTCATGCAGCTTACCTTTCAAGATATCACTCATCCAGATGACTTAAACGTTGATTTAACCTATTTAGAGGAACTTGTCGCTGAAAAAAGAAAGTTCTATCAAATGGAAAAAAGATATTTTCATAAAAATGGTAACCTAGTATACGCTATTTTAGCCGTTTCTATGGTAAAAAATGAAGAAGGAAAGGTTCTTTATTTTATTTCTCAGATCATCGATATCACAGAATGGAAGTTAGTTGAACAAAAACTGAAAATAGCTTTAGCTAAAAACCAAGCCATTTTAGATTCTAGCACTCTTGTTTCGATTATTAGCACAGATACAGAAGGTGTCATTACCGAATTTAATCATGGTGCAGAGCTGATGCTTGGGTATTCTTCGGAGGAATTGATCGGAAAACATACTCCCGAAATTTTGCATATTGAAAGTGAAATAGAGGAAAAAGTAAAATTACTTTCCCAAGAATACAATCGAAGCATTCAAGGATTTGAAATATTTATTTATAATGCCAAAATTGAAAAACCAATTACTTTTGAATGGACTTACAAAAGAAAGGATGGATCTATTTTCCCTGTTTTATTGTCTGTCACAGCCGTAAAACAAAACGATCAAATCACAGGTTATCTCGGCATTGCCGTTGATATTTCTGAGCTAAAAAAAGCAGAAGCAGAAATACAATCGTTACTAGATATTACTAATGAACAAAACCATCGATTGAAAAATTTTACAAATATTGTCTCTCATAATTTACGATCTCATAGTTTTGGAATTAGCGGTATGATGGAAATTTTGCAAAATTCTTATCCTAGTTATTTTCAAAATGAAATGATGCAGTTATTATTTGGAGCGACCGAGAACTTAAAACGCACCATTGAAGATCTTACCGCCGTGATTAAAGTAAATCTAGCTCAAGAGAATTATGAATCTATAGATATTGGTCAGGTTGTCCAGAAAAATATTGAAAGTTTGGCTTTACAGATTTTAGAGTCAGAATTAAAAATTGAAGTCAATCTTCCGACTCATTTTTTTGTTCGCGGGATTCCTGCTTATTTAGATAGCATTGTGTTGAACCTAATTACCAATGCAATTAAGTACAAAACGAACGGTAGAAATAGCTTTTTAAACATTTCCGGTTCCTATACAAATAAATTGATAAGAATCCAATTTGAAGACAACGGCCAGGGTATCGATTTAAAGAAACACGGGGACAAACTATTTGGAATGTATAAAACATTTCACGAGAATAAAGAAGCCAGAGGAGTCGGATTGTTCATTTCGAAAAACCAAATAGAAACCATGGGTGGAAAAATTGAGGTTGAAAGTACCGTGGGAGTAGGTACAAAATTTACTGTATTTTTACCTTATGAATAA
- a CDS encoding CAP domain-containing protein yields MNLLLKLKLPMIQSQTLTIVFVLSLFTFVCKTPEVKKTPVVEVKKPEPVQKVVEAQDPNLAFLESIEDGRELPDSDKWKVEQYDLFTEDTFPSYAPANTTIDFAKVDYPLLNAAIFYVSSKERKSLGLRPFKYSERCEQAAFGHAQDMVTYDFYSHTSTVNGKETLRDRLDLVGITDTYSAENIINSFGIQYQGGRAVFTPVQNGGPFFSYTKAGTPIPNHTYLSLAKAVVETWFNSPGHRKNILNPEFTYMGAGTSFYKDKKFYDIDKVKAVQVFTAKP; encoded by the coding sequence ATGAACTTGTTACTAAAATTAAAACTTCCCATGATTCAATCGCAAACGTTGACCATTGTTTTTGTTCTGAGTCTATTTACCTTTGTTTGTAAAACTCCTGAAGTAAAAAAAACTCCTGTTGTCGAAGTCAAAAAACCAGAACCTGTGCAAAAGGTTGTCGAAGCACAGGATCCTAATTTAGCATTTTTGGAAAGTATCGAAGATGGGAGAGAGTTACCTGATTCGGATAAGTGGAAGGTTGAACAATATGATTTATTTACAGAAGATACTTTTCCTTCCTATGCTCCTGCAAACACAACCATTGATTTTGCAAAAGTCGATTATCCATTGTTAAATGCTGCTATTTTTTATGTTTCCTCTAAGGAGAGAAAATCTCTTGGCCTTCGTCCTTTTAAATATTCTGAAAGATGTGAACAAGCGGCCTTTGGGCATGCACAAGATATGGTAACTTATGATTTTTATTCTCATACAAGTACGGTAAATGGGAAGGAAACCTTACGTGATCGTTTGGATTTGGTGGGAATTACAGACACTTACTCGGCAGAAAATATCATCAACTCTTTTGGAATCCAATACCAAGGGGGACGTGCTGTATTCACACCCGTCCAAAACGGGGGTCCTTTTTTTAGTTATACAAAAGCCGGAACTCCTATCCCTAACCATACCTATTTGAGTTTAGCTAAAGCTGTGGTGGAAACTTGGTTTAATTCCCCAGGTCATAGAAAAAACATCCTTAATCCGGAATTTACCTATATGGGTGCAGGGACTTCCTTTTATAAAGATAAGAAGTTTTATGACATTGATAAAGTAAAAGCCGTACAAGTGTTTACAGCGAAACCTTAA
- a CDS encoding SLC13 family permease, producing MIRAGIVFSSLAVIPALFGWYQNWLGLTRPQEINLAIALLVSFLWVTELFPLYVTGFLVLFLELVWLLPAWGPGAPKTITFLSCYFSETILLFLGGFVISSAITSYGLDSAIARFVIQKTKGSAFLLVLSLGFATAFLSCFMNNTATAAMMLGLVSSMMKSLEENNPLRKSLLFIVPFSANLGGIGTPVGTLPNVIGIGYLQERGLEIGFLNWMGFAFPVFILSVLALAILLYIVYLKKDKSGKSVSSIQVMNTNSSIAQRDRSIALGIITVTILGWITSDWHGVSNGTVALFPVIVFFGFRLLDLKEFRNLSWDVLILMGGGIALGKAFEETGLAKHFVGLFLLGDSGQLGLFLFFSILSLGLSCFLSNTSVANLILPITMGLPQHLILPAAIGATIGASLAMPLPVSTPPNALAFSYGGIRSLEMLKVGGIISIIAWTFFVTVGGLILHLLGIVDFSRF from the coding sequence TACCAAAACTGGCTCGGTCTTACTAGACCACAAGAGATCAATTTGGCAATTGCCTTGCTTGTTTCCTTTCTTTGGGTGACAGAACTTTTCCCTCTCTATGTTACCGGTTTTTTAGTTTTATTTTTGGAATTGGTCTGGTTACTTCCGGCTTGGGGGCCTGGGGCACCAAAAACGATTACTTTCCTCTCCTGTTATTTTTCTGAGACCATTTTACTATTCTTAGGTGGATTTGTAATCTCTTCGGCCATCACATCCTATGGATTGGATTCTGCCATTGCCAGGTTTGTGATTCAAAAAACTAAAGGTTCAGCCTTTTTACTTGTTCTTTCTTTAGGTTTTGCCACTGCCTTTTTATCCTGCTTTATGAACAATACTGCCACGGCTGCCATGATGCTCGGTCTTGTTTCTTCCATGATGAAGTCTTTGGAAGAAAACAACCCTCTGCGAAAATCGCTTCTATTTATTGTTCCTTTTTCCGCCAACTTGGGTGGAATTGGAACACCAGTGGGAACTCTTCCCAATGTGATTGGAATTGGTTATCTACAAGAAAGAGGATTGGAAATTGGATTCTTAAATTGGATGGGATTTGCTTTCCCAGTATTCATCCTTTCCGTCTTAGCACTTGCTATTCTTTTGTACATTGTGTACTTAAAAAAAGACAAATCTGGGAAGTCTGTTTCTTCCATCCAAGTGATGAATACAAATTCGTCTATCGCACAGCGAGATCGTTCCATTGCATTGGGGATCATTACTGTTACTATTTTGGGTTGGATCACATCTGACTGGCATGGAGTGTCTAATGGAACTGTGGCCTTATTTCCAGTGATTGTTTTTTTTGGATTTCGACTTTTAGACTTAAAGGAATTTCGGAACCTTTCTTGGGACGTCTTGATCCTTATGGGCGGTGGAATTGCTCTCGGTAAGGCATTTGAAGAAACTGGGCTTGCCAAACACTTTGTCGGATTGTTTTTGTTAGGTGATTCAGGTCAATTAGGGTTGTTTTTATTTTTCTCCATCCTCTCCCTTGGCCTTTCTTGTTTTTTAAGTAACACCAGTGTTGCCAATTTGATCCTTCCGATTACGATGGGTCTACCTCAGCATCTCATTTTACCTGCTGCCATTGGGGCCACCATCGGTGCTTCCCTTGCCATGCCACTTCCTGTGTCCACACCACCCAATGCTTTAGCCTTCAGTTATGGTGGCATTAGAAGCCTAGAGATGTTAAAGGTTGGTGGCATCATTTCCATCATCGCTTGGACCTTTTTTGTGACTGTCGGGGGCCTGATTTTACATCTCTTGGGAATTGTCGATTTTTCACGGTTTTAA